A window of the Agrococcus jejuensis genome harbors these coding sequences:
- a CDS encoding LysR family transcriptional regulator substrate-binding protein yields MSPKGRAPRPARPGRPGAKRAQGAGAAKRARPKPARRAAEAAPASEPVALEPFRLRYVEGATPAKWIRAWVDRMPQRLEHELVAEEQQLDALRAGEADAAIVRLPIDEAGLHVVRLYDERAFVVVPEDHAAADLESVVVADLADESMIARGTMTWSELVEVVASGAGIALMPQSLARLHQRRDVASLPVADLPPTTVALVWRLERDGDDVQALVAITRGRSARSSR; encoded by the coding sequence GTGAGCCCGAAGGGGCGCGCGCCGCGGCCCGCCCGACCCGGGCGGCCGGGGGCGAAGCGCGCCCAGGGGGCGGGCGCTGCGAAGCGGGCGAGGCCGAAGCCCGCGCGCCGCGCGGCCGAGGCTGCGCCCGCATCCGAGCCCGTCGCGCTCGAGCCGTTCCGGCTCCGATACGTCGAGGGTGCGACGCCGGCGAAGTGGATCCGCGCGTGGGTCGACCGCATGCCGCAGCGCCTCGAGCACGAGCTCGTGGCCGAGGAGCAGCAGCTGGATGCGCTGCGCGCCGGCGAGGCGGATGCCGCGATCGTGCGCCTGCCGATCGACGAGGCCGGCCTGCACGTCGTGCGCCTCTACGACGAGCGCGCGTTCGTCGTCGTGCCCGAGGACCACGCGGCGGCGGACCTCGAGTCGGTCGTCGTCGCCGACCTCGCCGACGAGTCGATGATCGCGCGCGGCACGATGACGTGGTCGGAGCTCGTCGAGGTCGTCGCGTCGGGTGCGGGCATCGCGCTCATGCCGCAGTCGCTCGCGCGCCTGCACCAGCGCCGCGACGTCGCCTCGCTGCCCGTCGCCGACCTGCCGCCGACGACGGTCGCGCTCGTGTGGCGGTTGGAGCGCGACGGCGACGACGTGCAGGCGCTCGTCGCGATCACGCGCGGCCGCTCGGCCCGGTCGTCGCGCTAG
- a CDS encoding GNAT family N-acetyltransferase, protein MSTAPISARVPDLGESGLPDAVAGVAWRRPTIADAPAMHAAYNLSGRVDHPEFQVPLQEVLDDFEASHVDVAQDFVVGERDGEIVAIGSAVMPDGQVDVRRVYLAGTVVPEARRQGIGAVLLAWEERRAAERLHAHGDSELPAQIHTYTEADSAVVPFLTGVDFTIARYFTDLHRDLSQPIVPMDDGGLTIVPFTPDLFEAGRIARNDAFRDHWGSQPTTPERWGRFTNRDVMRSDLSAVAIEGDRIVGFCLAEHDPDDAEVAGYSSVYIALVGVVRDHRGQGIAPRLLTRTLEAARDAGLEKAVLDVDSESPTGAVGLYERLGFTTAKQTVVLERAW, encoded by the coding sequence ATGAGCACGGCCCCGATCTCCGCACGCGTCCCCGACCTCGGCGAGTCCGGGCTGCCGGATGCGGTCGCGGGCGTCGCATGGCGCCGCCCGACGATCGCGGATGCGCCGGCGATGCACGCGGCGTACAACCTGTCTGGCCGCGTCGACCACCCCGAGTTCCAGGTGCCGCTGCAGGAGGTGCTCGACGACTTCGAGGCGAGCCATGTCGACGTCGCCCAGGACTTCGTCGTGGGCGAGCGCGACGGCGAGATCGTGGCGATCGGCAGCGCCGTCATGCCCGACGGGCAGGTCGACGTGCGCCGCGTGTACCTGGCGGGCACCGTCGTGCCCGAGGCGCGGCGGCAGGGCATCGGTGCCGTGCTGCTCGCGTGGGAGGAGCGGCGAGCGGCCGAGCGCCTGCACGCGCACGGCGACTCCGAGCTGCCTGCGCAGATCCACACGTACACCGAGGCCGACTCGGCGGTCGTGCCGTTCCTGACGGGCGTCGACTTCACGATCGCCCGCTACTTCACCGACCTGCACCGCGACCTGTCGCAGCCGATCGTGCCGATGGACGACGGCGGCCTCACGATCGTGCCGTTCACGCCCGACCTGTTCGAGGCCGGCCGCATCGCGCGCAACGACGCGTTCCGCGACCACTGGGGCTCGCAGCCCACGACGCCCGAGCGCTGGGGTCGGTTCACGAACCGCGACGTCATGCGCTCCGACCTGTCGGCCGTCGCGATCGAGGGCGACCGCATCGTCGGCTTCTGCCTCGCCGAGCACGACCCCGACGACGCCGAGGTCGCCGGCTACTCGTCGGTCTACATCGCGCTCGTGGGCGTCGTGCGCGACCACCGCGGGCAGGGCATCGCCCCGCGTCTGCTCACGCGCACGCTCGAGGCGGCGCGGGATGCGGGGCTCGAGAAGGCGGTGCTCGACGTCGACTCCGAGTCGCCCACCGGCGCCGTCGGCCTCTACGAGCGCCTCGGGTTCACGACCGCGAAGCAGACCGTGGTGCTGGAGCGCGCCTGGTGA
- a CDS encoding metallophosphoesterase family protein has protein sequence MATRMLLLSDTHLPARAKALQQQVWALVDAVDVVVHAGDWVDVATLDALSARAARLVGVAGNNDGPELWARLGEVARVEVEGVRFAVIHETGASAGRERRMDERFGPGSDAPADVLVFGHSHIPWDSTAPSGLRLLNPGSPTDRRRQPVGTVMTLTVDDGAVRDVALVETPR, from the coding sequence ATGGCCACGCGCATGCTGCTGCTGTCGGACACGCACCTGCCCGCGCGGGCGAAGGCGCTGCAGCAGCAGGTGTGGGCGCTCGTGGATGCGGTCGACGTCGTCGTGCACGCGGGCGACTGGGTCGACGTCGCCACGCTCGACGCCCTCTCGGCTCGCGCCGCTCGCCTCGTCGGCGTCGCGGGCAACAACGACGGCCCCGAGCTGTGGGCGCGACTCGGCGAGGTCGCGCGCGTCGAGGTGGAGGGAGTGCGGTTCGCGGTCATCCACGAGACGGGAGCCTCCGCAGGTCGCGAGCGCCGCATGGACGAGCGGTTCGGGCCCGGCTCCGACGCGCCTGCCGACGTGCTCGTGTTCGGGCACTCGCACATCCCCTGGGACTCGACCGCCCCATCCGGCCTGCGGCTGCTGAACCCCGGATCCCCGACCGACCGCCGCCGCCAGCCGGTCGGCACCGTCATGACGCTCACGGTCGACGACGGTGCGGTGCGCGACGTCGCGCTCGTCGAGACGCCGCGGTAG
- a CDS encoding GNAT family N-acetyltransferase produces the protein MTLAFRDATVADAAAVARIHVTAWRQAYAGLIHQPVLDALDVADRTASWTRWLERSLAGEGTDGDVRHAMLVAERDGEVVGWATYGPARRRERDGWGELAGFYVDPLAARSGIGRAMMAEVEARLAAAGFERAYLWVLEGNAPAEAAYSRYGWEPDGATLDDPDTDPTRTLVDHARVRILPAP, from the coding sequence GTGACGCTCGCGTTCCGCGACGCGACCGTCGCCGACGCCGCGGCCGTCGCGCGCATCCACGTCACCGCCTGGCGGCAGGCGTACGCGGGCCTCATCCACCAGCCCGTGCTCGACGCCCTCGACGTCGCCGACCGCACCGCGTCGTGGACCCGCTGGCTCGAGCGCTCGCTCGCGGGCGAGGGCACCGATGGCGACGTGCGCCACGCGATGCTCGTCGCCGAGCGCGACGGCGAGGTCGTGGGATGGGCGACGTACGGCCCCGCGCGCCGACGCGAGCGCGATGGATGGGGCGAGCTCGCCGGGTTCTACGTCGACCCGCTCGCGGCGCGGTCGGGGATCGGTCGGGCGATGATGGCCGAGGTCGAGGCGCGGCTCGCCGCAGCCGGCTTCGAGCGCGCGTACCTGTGGGTGCTCGAGGGCAACGCACCCGCCGAGGCGGCGTACTCGCGCTACGGCTGGGAGCCCGACGGCGCCACGCTCGACGACCCCGACACCGACCCCACGCGCACCCTCGTCGACCACGCGCGCGTGCGCATCCTGCCCGCGCCCTGA
- a CDS encoding GNAT family N-acetyltransferase, whose amino-acid sequence MADTTVRTATVDDARAISIVQVETWRSAYADLMPEALLRRMDVDRNAERRAETWAERHRDPRVVDLVAERGGDVVGWACVGPTDQDDLPGHGQLFAIYALAATWSSGVGHALVQEAEQRLRDGGFDRACLYVLDGNDRAAGFYERHGWREDGHTWIDERFGYGGVLVPLLERRRIRDLGEAL is encoded by the coding sequence ATGGCCGACACCACCGTGCGCACCGCGACCGTCGACGACGCCCGCGCGATCTCGATCGTGCAGGTCGAGACGTGGCGCTCGGCCTACGCCGACCTCATGCCCGAGGCGCTGCTGCGCCGCATGGACGTCGACCGCAACGCCGAGCGCCGCGCCGAGACGTGGGCCGAGCGCCACCGCGACCCGCGCGTCGTCGACCTCGTCGCCGAGCGCGGCGGCGACGTCGTGGGCTGGGCGTGCGTCGGCCCGACCGACCAGGACGACCTGCCCGGCCACGGCCAGCTCTTCGCGATCTACGCGCTCGCCGCGACGTGGTCGTCGGGCGTCGGCCACGCCCTCGTGCAGGAGGCCGAGCAGCGGCTGCGCGACGGCGGCTTCGACCGCGCGTGCCTGTACGTGCTCGACGGCAACGACCGCGCCGCCGGCTTCTACGAGCGCCACGGCTGGCGCGAGGACGGCCACACGTGGATCGACGAGCGCTTCGGCTACGGCGGCGTGCTCGTGCCGCTGCTCGAGCGCCGCCGCATCCGCGACCTGGGGGAGGCGCTGTGA
- a CDS encoding VOC family protein: MLVVGSIVIRVADLHAQLAFWTAALDYVAREPIDVDFALLRSRSGAGPNVSLDAHPSERVLPPRIHLDLYAEDQRAEVARLEALGAEVVPWDKQPDDADYVIMQDPEGNRFCVIDAAGWDGFVRHRVARA, translated from the coding sequence ATGCTCGTGGTCGGATCGATCGTCATCCGCGTCGCCGACCTGCACGCGCAACTCGCGTTCTGGACCGCCGCGCTCGACTACGTCGCCCGCGAGCCGATCGACGTCGACTTCGCGCTGCTGCGCTCGCGATCGGGCGCCGGCCCCAACGTGTCGCTCGACGCGCATCCGAGCGAGCGGGTGCTGCCGCCGCGCATCCACCTGGACCTGTACGCCGAGGATCAGCGTGCGGAGGTCGCCAGGCTCGAGGCGCTCGGCGCCGAGGTCGTGCCATGGGACAAGCAGCCCGACGACGCCGACTACGTGATCATGCAGGATCCCGAGGGCAACCGCTTCTGCGTCATCGACGCCGCCGGGTGGGACGGCTTCGTGCGGCACCGCGTCGCGCGCGCCTGA
- the radA gene encoding DNA repair protein RadA: MPKTDARFRCSECGWQAAKWVGRCGECQQWGTVEEVGAQAAERVKAASIPASRIARPITEIDVSDAPRWATGIGEFDRVLGGGIVPGAAVLCSGEPGVGKSTLLLEVASRAAQSGRKVLYASAEESVAQVRLRAERTGALQDRLFLIAETDLAQIMGQVAAVEPDLLIVDSVQTVSNADNDAIAGGPSQVRDVANALTRLAKTTGIPVLLVGHVTKDGTIAGPRVLEHLVDVVTHFDGDRQTALRFVRATKNRFGPTDEIGCFEMTGEGIAEVPDPSGLFLSRQTAPDSGSCVTVALEGRRAIPVEIQALTVTSTAPNPRRVVNGVDSSRVAMLLAVLEKRVGLKLGERDVYVSTVGGMRLREPGVDLAIALAIVSSVRDVPLPARLVAVGELSLAGEIRPASASSKRVAEARRLGYEHVLDDSAVHLRGAVETITLLSDALREPVGVREF, from the coding sequence ATGCCCAAGACCGACGCGCGCTTCCGCTGCTCCGAGTGCGGCTGGCAGGCCGCGAAGTGGGTGGGCCGCTGCGGCGAGTGCCAGCAGTGGGGCACGGTCGAGGAGGTCGGCGCGCAGGCTGCCGAGCGCGTGAAGGCTGCGAGCATCCCCGCGTCGCGCATCGCCCGCCCGATCACCGAGATCGACGTGTCGGATGCGCCGCGCTGGGCGACCGGCATCGGCGAGTTCGACCGCGTGCTCGGCGGCGGCATCGTGCCCGGCGCCGCCGTGCTGTGCTCGGGTGAGCCGGGCGTCGGCAAGTCGACGCTGCTGCTCGAGGTCGCGAGCCGTGCCGCGCAGTCGGGGCGGAAGGTGCTGTACGCGAGCGCCGAGGAGTCGGTGGCGCAGGTGCGGCTGCGCGCCGAGCGCACGGGTGCGCTGCAGGATCGCCTCTTCCTCATCGCCGAGACCGACCTCGCGCAGATCATGGGGCAGGTCGCCGCCGTCGAGCCCGACCTGCTGATCGTCGACTCCGTGCAGACCGTCTCGAACGCCGACAACGACGCCATCGCCGGCGGGCCGAGCCAGGTGCGCGACGTCGCGAACGCGCTCACGCGCCTCGCGAAGACCACCGGCATCCCCGTGCTGCTCGTCGGCCACGTCACGAAGGACGGCACGATCGCCGGTCCGCGCGTGCTCGAGCACCTCGTCGACGTCGTCACGCACTTCGACGGCGACCGGCAGACGGCGCTGCGGTTCGTGCGCGCGACGAAGAACCGCTTCGGCCCGACCGACGAGATCGGCTGCTTCGAGATGACCGGCGAGGGCATCGCCGAGGTGCCCGACCCCTCGGGCCTCTTCCTCTCGCGGCAGACGGCACCCGACTCCGGATCGTGCGTCACGGTCGCGCTCGAGGGTCGCCGCGCGATCCCCGTCGAGATCCAGGCGCTCACGGTCACGTCGACGGCGCCGAACCCGCGCCGCGTCGTGAACGGGGTCGACTCGTCGCGCGTCGCGATGCTGCTGGCCGTGCTCGAGAAGCGCGTCGGCCTCAAGCTCGGCGAGCGCGACGTCTACGTGTCGACCGTCGGCGGCATGCGCCTGCGCGAGCCGGGCGTCGACCTGGCGATCGCCCTCGCCATCGTGTCGTCGGTGCGCGACGTACCGCTGCCCGCACGCCTCGTCGCCGTGGGCGAGCTGTCGCTCGCGGGCGAGATCCGACCCGCATCCGCATCCTCGAAGCGCGTCGCCGAGGCCCGCCGCCTCGGCTACGAGCACGTGCTCGACGACTCCGCGGTGCACCTGCGCGGCGCCGTCGAGACGATCACGCTGCTGTCGGATGCCCTGCGCGAGCCCGTGGGCGTGCGCGAGTTCTGA